The Nocardioides campestrisoli genome includes a window with the following:
- a CDS encoding DUF3105 domain-containing protein translates to MANKDRTSRQAVIDDIRKQQKATERRKGNMIIGVAVIAGLLIIGAAAWKPISDSRELSEFKDKDLASIGAPATVCQDVETKEASGSQDHVPEGTPLEYEDAPPAFGQHYDIWDSIDRKFYTDDRPDLGELVHNLEHGYTLLWYDESVAEDEKQMETLRGLASKFDNDSNFRNKFKVVPWRAEDGGEFPDGASVAMTHWSIGGAGTQDASKQVGVWQYCSEPSGEALEKFMLDYPYMDSPEPDAI, encoded by the coding sequence GTGGCCAACAAGGACAGGACGAGCCGGCAGGCCGTCATCGACGACATCCGCAAGCAGCAGAAGGCGACCGAGCGCCGCAAGGGCAACATGATCATCGGCGTCGCCGTGATCGCCGGCCTGCTGATCATCGGCGCCGCCGCCTGGAAGCCGATCAGCGACTCCCGCGAGCTGTCGGAGTTCAAGGACAAGGACCTCGCCTCGATCGGCGCGCCGGCCACGGTCTGCCAGGACGTGGAGACCAAGGAGGCCTCCGGCTCCCAGGACCACGTGCCCGAGGGGACCCCGCTGGAGTACGAGGACGCCCCGCCCGCGTTCGGGCAGCACTACGACATCTGGGACAGCATCGACCGGAAGTTCTACACCGACGACCGTCCCGACCTCGGCGAGCTGGTGCACAACCTCGAGCACGGCTACACGCTGCTCTGGTACGACGAGTCGGTCGCCGAGGACGAGAAGCAGATGGAGACGCTGCGCGGCCTGGCCAGCAAGTTCGACAACGACAGCAACTTCCGCAACAAGTTCAAGGTCGTCCCGTGGCGCGCCGAGGACGGCGGCGAGTTCCCCGACGGCGCTTCCGTGGCCATGACGCACTGGTCGATCGGCGGCGCCGGCACCCAGGACGCCTCCAAGCAGGTCGGCGTCTGGCAGTACTGCTCCGAGCCCAGCGGCGAGGCCCTGGAGAAGTTCATGCTCGACTACCCGTACATGGACTCCCCGGAGCCCGACGCCATCTGA
- a CDS encoding TIGR03089 family protein, with protein MPNSSAATFGSVLDDLLRRDPGRPLVTFYDHATGERVELSVTTYANWVAKVAGLLVEECDLERGQRLLVDLPPHWLGPVFLGAAWRVGLSVVHDEPADAVVCGPDSVERWADSAATRPVLACSLLPLGVRFRDPLPAGVLDVGVEVWSQPDAFSPYDPPTAQDDALPGTSQGDLMATAAAGSLLSDGGRLLTVSNPTSPSGVATFTEPLVRHGSMVLVAQPDQDRLAATARDERVTATCPAGLLAGPAD; from the coding sequence GTGCCCAACTCCTCTGCTGCCACCTTCGGCTCCGTCCTCGACGACCTCCTGCGGCGCGACCCCGGCCGCCCGCTGGTCACCTTCTACGACCACGCGACCGGGGAGCGTGTCGAGCTCTCGGTGACGACGTACGCCAACTGGGTGGCCAAGGTCGCCGGACTGCTGGTCGAGGAGTGCGACCTCGAGCGCGGGCAACGACTGCTGGTCGACCTCCCGCCGCACTGGCTGGGACCGGTCTTCCTGGGCGCCGCCTGGCGGGTCGGGCTGAGCGTGGTGCACGACGAGCCGGCGGACGCGGTGGTCTGCGGGCCCGACTCGGTGGAGCGCTGGGCCGACTCGGCCGCCACCCGCCCGGTGCTGGCGTGCAGCCTGCTCCCCCTCGGGGTGCGCTTCCGCGACCCGCTGCCGGCGGGTGTGCTCGACGTGGGAGTGGAGGTGTGGAGCCAGCCGGACGCCTTCTCCCCCTACGACCCGCCCACCGCGCAGGACGACGCGCTGCCCGGCACCTCGCAGGGCGACCTCATGGCGACGGCCGCCGCCGGGAGTCTCCTCTCCGACGGCGGCCGCCTCCTCACGGTGTCGAACCCGACTTCCCCTTCGGGTGTCGCCACCTTCACCGAGCCGCTGGTCCGCCACGGCTCGATGGTGCTCGTGGCCCAGCCGGACCAGGACCGGCTGGCCGCGACCGCCCGCGACGAGCGGGTCACCGCGACCTGTCCCGCGGGACTGCTCGCCGGCCCGGCGGACTGA
- a CDS encoding mannose-1-phosphate guanylyltransferase → MTQTSAGAPADQPLESFWAVVPAGGAGTRLWPLSRQGAPKFLLDLTGAGRTLLQATLDRLDPLTGGRALVVTGAAHRDAVVAQLPALGAEDVVAEPSARDSMAAIGLAAALLERRDPEAVMGSFAADHVITDQEAFRAAVSAAHAAAREGWLVTIGIEPTGPATGFGYVRPGEPLPGLEARQVAEFVEKPSAEVATAYVEAGYRWNAGMFVVRPSVLLDLLADSDPEFAAALRGIAADPTTLEDVWGTLPKIAIDHAVAEPAAARGKVAVVPGGFGWDDVGDFASLGELLGAGRAGGGAGGAGGPVVLGDRALVRSVDSTGLVVPAGGRTVAVVGLDDVVVVDTGDALLVTTRARAQEVKSIVAALKEDGHDELV, encoded by the coding sequence ATGACGCAGACCTCCGCGGGAGCCCCCGCAGACCAGCCGCTCGAGAGCTTCTGGGCCGTGGTGCCCGCCGGTGGTGCCGGAACCCGGCTCTGGCCGCTCTCGCGGCAGGGCGCGCCGAAGTTCCTGCTGGACCTCACCGGGGCCGGGCGGACGCTGCTGCAGGCGACCCTGGACCGGCTGGACCCTCTGACGGGCGGGCGCGCCCTGGTGGTCACCGGCGCCGCGCACCGCGACGCCGTCGTCGCCCAGCTGCCCGCCCTGGGCGCCGAGGACGTGGTGGCAGAGCCGTCCGCGCGCGACTCGATGGCCGCGATCGGCCTGGCCGCCGCCCTGCTGGAGCGCCGGGACCCCGAGGCGGTGATGGGCTCCTTCGCCGCGGACCACGTGATCACCGACCAGGAAGCGTTCCGGGCCGCGGTGAGCGCGGCGCACGCCGCGGCCCGGGAGGGCTGGCTGGTGACCATCGGGATCGAGCCGACCGGTCCCGCGACGGGCTTCGGCTACGTACGGCCCGGCGAGCCGCTCCCCGGGCTGGAGGCGCGGCAGGTGGCCGAGTTCGTGGAGAAGCCGTCCGCGGAGGTGGCGACGGCGTACGTCGAGGCCGGCTACCGCTGGAACGCCGGGATGTTCGTGGTGCGGCCGTCGGTGCTGCTCGACCTCCTGGCCGACTCCGACCCCGAGTTCGCCGCCGCCCTGCGCGGCATCGCCGCCGACCCCACCACCCTGGAGGACGTGTGGGGCACGCTGCCCAAGATCGCCATCGACCACGCCGTCGCCGAGCCGGCGGCCGCCCGCGGCAAGGTGGCCGTCGTGCCCGGCGGGTTCGGCTGGGACGACGTGGGCGACTTCGCCTCGCTGGGCGAACTGCTGGGCGCGGGCCGCGCTGGTGGTGGGGCCGGCGGTGCCGGCGGGCCGGTGGTGCTCGGGGATCGCGCCCTGGTCCGCTCGGTCGACAGCACCGGCCTGGTGGTACCGGCCGGTGGCCGCACCGTGGCGGTGGTGGGGCTGGACGACGTGGTCGTCGTCGACACCGGCGACGCGCTGCTGGTGACCACCCGGGCGCGGGCACAGGAGGTGAAAAGCATCGTGGCCGCCCTCAAGGAGGACGGCCACGACGAGCTCGTCTAG